One Acetobacterium sp. KB-1 DNA segment encodes these proteins:
- a CDS encoding helix-hairpin-helix domain-containing protein, with the protein MDKCNRNKILYILIVLVFLGVFWGWYRLKEITTADMTLNKTALSETETVESTDNNEKMMVHITGAVTNPGVVALNQGARLVEAIELVGGLTESADVNSLNLARKLQDEEKIHVPVVGETAITASESSKININSASREELKSLPGVGDVIAQGIIDYREKNGGFAQLEELKNVTRIGDKIYEGLLESITL; encoded by the coding sequence ATGGATAAGTGCAATCGAAACAAAATCCTGTACATTCTCATCGTGCTTGTTTTTTTGGGCGTTTTTTGGGGTTGGTATCGGCTTAAAGAGATCACAACGGCGGACATGACGCTTAATAAAACGGCTTTAAGTGAAACTGAAACGGTTGAAAGTACTGATAATAATGAAAAAATGATGGTACATATTACCGGCGCTGTGACAAACCCCGGAGTCGTGGCGCTCAATCAGGGAGCACGATTGGTAGAAGCCATTGAACTCGTGGGTGGGTTAACGGAGTCTGCCGATGTTAATTCTTTAAACCTGGCAAGAAAGCTGCAGGATGAAGAAAAAATTCATGTTCCCGTCGTTGGAGAAACGGCAATAACGGCAAGCGAAAGTTCGAAAATTAATATTAACTCAGCGAGCCGAGAAGAACTGAAAAGTCTGCCAGGCGTTGGAGATGTTATCGCTCAGGGAATCATCGACTATCGGGAAAAGAATGGCGGATTTGCTCAATTGGAAGAATTAAAGAATGTAACGCGGATTGGTGATAAAATATATGAAGGACTATTAGAATCAATAACGTTATGA
- the hisJ gene encoding histidinol-phosphatase HisJ, translating into MLLANYHIHSDYCDGKNTLEEMVVAGIASGLTSMGLSSHLPLPFLNDWTMKEDDLEDYLNDVKALKEKYAPQIELYCGMEIDFFIDRQDISDLAKSVIPRLDYTIMSVHTLGKTIGVEVSYIDESQQNFAQGIKKYYQGDNQAFITDYYQGIAKMVNMFEPDILGHIDLIKKYNQNNHFFNERDRWYQETVKDCLDTVAAQNTRIEINTGANLRIPGVGRYPSDWMIPEMKKRNIPITVGGDSHSVAGIVFEYNEAETYLAECGYQEYWILKKGRWEAQPLGV; encoded by the coding sequence ATGTTACTGGCAAATTATCATATCCACTCAGATTATTGTGACGGCAAAAATACCCTTGAAGAAATGGTGGTGGCAGGAATTGCCTCAGGTCTTACAAGTATGGGGCTGTCAAGCCATTTACCGTTGCCATTCCTCAATGATTGGACAATGAAAGAGGATGATTTAGAAGATTACTTAAATGATGTCAAGGCCTTAAAAGAAAAATATGCACCCCAAATTGAACTTTACTGTGGGATGGAGATCGATTTTTTTATTGATCGGCAAGATATCAGCGACTTGGCCAAGTCGGTGATACCGAGACTAGACTACACCATCATGTCCGTTCATACCTTGGGAAAAACGATCGGTGTAGAGGTTTCCTATATCGATGAATCTCAACAGAATTTTGCGCAGGGAATTAAAAAATATTATCAGGGTGATAATCAGGCTTTTATTACGGATTACTACCAGGGCATTGCAAAAATGGTGAACATGTTCGAACCCGATATATTGGGACATATTGATTTAATTAAAAAATACAATCAAAACAACCATTTTTTCAATGAAAGAGATCGCTGGTACCAGGAAACGGTGAAAGACTGTCTGGATACGGTTGCTGCCCAAAATACCCGCATCGAAATTAACACCGGAGCTAATTTGCGAATTCCCGGAGTGGGGCGTTATCCCTCAGATTGGATGATCCCTGAAATGAAAAAAAGAAATATTCCCATTACCGTCGGTGGCGATAGCCATTCGGTCGCGGGAATCGTTTTTGAATATAACGAAGCTGAAACATATTTAGCAGAATGTGGCTATCAGGAATACTGGATATTGAAAAAAGGCCGATGGGAAGCACAGCCTCTGGGAGTGTAA
- a CDS encoding pyruvate, water dikinase regulatory protein, giving the protein MKSIVIFVVSDTPTEIGELLVKAGTSVFENSIREVRFHPFVDDKLSIDYLLDLAKQDNGLVVYRFASSELKHHMEIESKAKGVPIYDVMGSLMETLRSITGEEPVRSRSSSMELDAHYIKKIEAIEFAVKYDDGKNTSGLNQADIILIGVSRTSKTPISIYLANKNYKVANIPLMPEVEPPKELFEISNRKIFGLVLDPNHLVSIRSERIRAMGLTGTSNYGSYERVMLELEKAQQLFDKLGCTVIDVTSKAIEEIAAIILANIMRR; this is encoded by the coding sequence TTGAAAAGCATTGTGATTTTTGTTGTTTCAGATACACCCACTGAAATTGGCGAACTGCTCGTGAAAGCAGGGACAAGCGTATTTGAGAACTCCATTCGGGAAGTACGGTTTCATCCGTTTGTGGATGATAAACTGAGTATTGACTACCTGTTGGATTTAGCAAAGCAGGATAACGGATTGGTGGTTTATCGTTTTGCCTCAAGTGAATTAAAGCATCATATGGAAATAGAATCCAAAGCTAAGGGGGTTCCCATTTACGACGTGATGGGATCTCTGATGGAGACGCTAAGAAGTATAACCGGTGAAGAACCGGTCCGAAGCCGGTCTTCAAGTATGGAACTGGATGCCCATTACATTAAGAAAATAGAAGCCATCGAATTTGCCGTAAAATATGATGATGGCAAAAATACATCCGGCTTGAATCAGGCAGATATCATTCTGATTGGGGTATCACGAACGTCTAAAACACCGATCAGCATTTATTTGGCCAATAAAAATTATAAGGTGGCTAATATTCCGTTAATGCCAGAGGTTGAACCACCTAAAGAATTATTTGAGATTTCTAACAGGAAAATATTTGGTCTCGTCTTAGACCCAAACCATCTGGTAAGTATCCGTTCAGAAAGAATCCGGGCTATGGGGCTCACTGGAACATCAAATTATGGGAGTTACGAAAGAGTGATGTTGGAGTTAGAAAAAGCACAACAGCTTTTCGATAAATTGGGATGTACTGTCATTGACGTCACATCAAAAGCAATTGAAGAAATTGCAGCGATTATTCTTGCAAATATAATGAGGAGGTAG
- a CDS encoding helix-turn-helix transcriptional regulator: MNADDVSVKIFKALGHPVRLQIVKFLLIEPQCVCVLNRLFDYSQANLSQHLKILREAGILDNQKIGVEMHYFVKLKSIEKLLAAMDLTAAEFFSTLEF; this comes from the coding sequence ATGAATGCTGATGATGTTTCAGTAAAAATTTTCAAGGCGTTGGGACATCCAGTTCGCTTACAAATCGTAAAATTTCTTTTAATTGAACCCCAATGTGTATGCGTCCTGAATCGGTTATTTGACTACAGTCAGGCCAATCTCTCCCAGCATCTAAAAATTCTCCGGGAGGCAGGGATTCTTGATAATCAGAAAATTGGTGTGGAAATGCACTATTTTGTAAAATTAAAGAGTATCGAAAAACTCCTGGCGGCCATGGATTTAACCGCCGCCGAGTTTTTCAGTACCCTTGAATTCTAA
- a CDS encoding helix-turn-helix transcriptional regulator, with amino-acid sequence MELTSRQKEIIEIVKEKQPVKSNEIAELLGINRATIRPDLKILTMMGILEAKRKVGYYYTGRSLLNILGSYIKTINVTDIQTEPTVVEETSSIYDGIITMFTKNAGTLYVVDGKYLSGIVSRKDFIKAMIGRKEVESLPIPMIMTRMPNIIYLEANESVYDAAYKTMYYEVESLPVVQKEIDEKGTQRLVLIGKVSRTNITRYVVNMGRSAK; translated from the coding sequence ATGGAGTTAACAAGCAGGCAAAAAGAAATAATCGAAATCGTTAAAGAAAAACAACCTGTTAAGAGTAATGAAATTGCCGAATTACTGGGTATCAATCGCGCTACCATTCGTCCGGATCTTAAAATTTTGACGATGATGGGAATACTGGAAGCGAAGCGAAAGGTTGGTTATTATTATACGGGTCGATCATTGCTAAATATTTTGGGTAGTTATATTAAAACTATTAATGTAACCGACATTCAAACGGAGCCGACCGTTGTTGAAGAGACATCATCCATTTACGACGGCATTATCACCATGTTTACCAAGAATGCTGGAACCTTGTATGTCGTTGATGGCAAATATCTTTCCGGTATTGTCTCGCGTAAGGACTTTATTAAAGCCATGATTGGAAGAAAAGAGGTAGAATCGCTGCCGATTCCGATGATTATGACGCGAATGCCAAATATTATTTATCTGGAAGCAAATGAATCCGTTTATGATGCCGCCTATAAAACGATGTATTACGAGGTTGAATCCCTTCCCGTTGTGCAAAAGGAAATTGACGAAAAGGGCACTCAGCGTTTAGTGTTAATCGGCAAGGTGTCACGAACTAATATTACCCGCTATGTGGTTAACATGGGGAGAAGTGCAAAATAA
- a CDS encoding FAD-dependent oxidoreductase encodes MKIIVIGAVAGGTSAAAKARRNNDSAEIIIYEKDQDISYSGCGLPYYLGGKVGSIQELTPRSPDFFKSKYNIDIHIRHEVLKIDIPTKTLVIKNLDSGAVFNDTYDKLILSTGAQAFVPPIKGIELENVFFLRNVQNALKIKAFMDNHHPKTAVVVGTGFIGFEVMENLEACGIKVTLVERAGKLTPNLDEDMSLYLEKRLSKRKIPIFKNANVVEATSQGVILENGTLIPGEMIIVATGVKPNVTLAREAGLLLGVTGAIRVDERMMTIDTDIYACGDCIETWSAVTKRPHYRPLGSTANKTGRICGDNITGGNVVYPGNLSTGIFKLFDISIGSTGLSEAEARSQGYDIEICHNIKPDKPSYYGGQEMLIKAIADRSTQKLLGVQIIGYDGVDKRLDVFVTLITYGATVDEIFNLDLGYAPPFSTTKDPVHYTGMILDNALNKDRKLMTAADLKKKLNNKEVYQIIDTRVTAQYRDGHLPEAQNIPHEDLRDKLDQLDPTLPVITYCNKGVTGNATQNILLNHDFKNVYNLSGGFRFYDATKED; translated from the coding sequence ATGAAAATTATAGTCATAGGAGCAGTTGCCGGCGGTACGTCGGCTGCGGCAAAGGCCCGGCGAAATAATGATTCGGCAGAAATAATTATCTATGAAAAAGATCAGGACATTTCATATTCCGGATGCGGGCTTCCTTATTATCTTGGGGGAAAAGTCGGATCGATTCAGGAATTAACGCCACGAAGTCCAGACTTTTTTAAATCTAAATATAATATTGACATCCATATTCGCCATGAGGTATTAAAAATTGATATCCCCACCAAAACTCTGGTAATTAAAAATTTGGATAGCGGAGCAGTTTTTAATGACACTTATGATAAACTCATCCTGAGCACCGGCGCTCAGGCTTTTGTTCCACCGATTAAGGGAATTGAACTGGAGAATGTTTTTTTTCTGAGAAATGTTCAAAACGCCCTAAAAATAAAAGCCTTTATGGACAATCATCATCCTAAAACGGCGGTTGTTGTCGGGACTGGTTTTATTGGTTTTGAAGTTATGGAAAATCTTGAAGCCTGCGGAATCAAAGTCACACTGGTTGAACGGGCCGGTAAGCTGACCCCTAATCTCGATGAGGATATGTCCTTGTATCTTGAAAAACGATTGAGCAAAAGAAAAATCCCAATCTTTAAAAATGCTAATGTCGTTGAGGCCACCAGTCAGGGAGTCATCCTGGAAAACGGAACCCTGATTCCCGGCGAAATGATTATCGTGGCCACTGGTGTTAAACCTAATGTAACCCTGGCCCGGGAAGCGGGTTTACTGTTAGGTGTTACCGGTGCGATCCGGGTTGATGAACGGATGATGACCATTGATACCGATATCTATGCCTGCGGCGACTGCATTGAAACCTGGTCAGCAGTGACAAAACGGCCACACTATCGCCCCTTAGGTTCAACTGCCAATAAAACTGGCCGGATCTGCGGTGATAATATCACTGGTGGTAATGTCGTTTACCCTGGCAACCTGAGCACCGGTATTTTTAAGCTCTTTGATATTAGCATCGGCAGCACTGGTTTGTCTGAAGCCGAAGCCCGCAGTCAAGGTTATGATATCGAAATTTGTCATAATATCAAGCCCGATAAACCCAGTTATTACGGCGGCCAGGAAATGTTAATCAAAGCCATCGCTGACCGCTCCACCCAAAAACTGCTCGGCGTTCAAATCATCGGCTATGACGGTGTCGATAAGCGATTGGACGTCTTTGTCACCCTCATTACCTATGGCGCCACTGTTGATGAAATCTTTAATCTGGACTTAGGTTATGCTCCGCCGTTTTCAACCACCAAGGATCCGGTTCACTATACGGGCATGATCCTCGATAATGCCCTAAATAAAGACCGCAAACTCATGACTGCTGCGGACCTTAAAAAAAAACTGAACAATAAGGAAGTCTACCAGATCATTGATACCCGGGTAACGGCCCAGTACCGTGACGGCCATTTACCCGAGGCGCAAAATATCCCTCATGAAGATCTGCGGGACAAACTTGACCAACTCGATCCGACCCTTCCTGTTATTACCTATTGTAATAAAGGAGTCACCGGCAATGCAACCCAGAACATCTTACTTAATCACGACTTTAAAAACGTTTATAACCTTTCTGGAGGCTTTCGATTTTATGACGCCACCAAAGAAGACTAG
- the galE gene encoding UDP-glucose 4-epimerase GalE, with amino-acid sequence MKILVCGGAGYIGSHVVRALVEKGYEVVVLDNLSTGHEGAVSKKAVIEIGDIRDKAFLKQIFTAHQIDCVMHFCAHSLVGESINEPLKYYHNNVYGTLCLLETMVGHGVKNFVFSSTAAVYGEPEESPITEESNKNPTNTYGETKLAVEKMLKWMDGAYELKSMTFRYFNAAGAHLSGEIGEDHNPETHLVPLILKTALGQRDQISIFGEDYPTPDGSCIRDYIHVMDIASAHILGMEKLLAGGKSSVYNLGDGKGFSVKEVIAKIKALTSKAFVVKVAKRRPGDPAKLIASSQKAQRELDWAPKHSDLDTIIKTAWKWHQNHPQGYNK; translated from the coding sequence ATGAAGATTTTAGTATGTGGCGGGGCCGGATATATTGGATCCCATGTGGTCAGGGCCTTAGTCGAAAAAGGATATGAGGTAGTGGTTCTGGATAATTTATCAACCGGACATGAGGGTGCAGTCTCAAAAAAGGCTGTCATTGAGATTGGTGATATCCGCGATAAGGCGTTTCTTAAGCAAATATTTACTGCCCATCAGATTGATTGTGTGATGCATTTTTGTGCTCATTCTCTGGTTGGGGAGTCCATCAATGAGCCGCTTAAATACTATCATAATAATGTCTATGGGACCCTCTGTCTGCTGGAAACTATGGTGGGGCATGGGGTTAAGAATTTTGTCTTTTCTTCGACTGCCGCTGTTTATGGAGAACCGGAAGAAAGTCCCATCACGGAAGAAAGTAACAAAAATCCCACCAATACCTATGGGGAGACAAAACTGGCAGTAGAAAAAATGCTGAAGTGGATGGATGGAGCTTACGAACTAAAATCGATGACTTTCCGGTATTTTAATGCCGCCGGCGCCCACTTATCAGGAGAAATCGGGGAGGACCATAACCCCGAAACCCATCTCGTACCATTGATTTTAAAAACGGCTCTGGGACAGCGGGACCAGATCAGTATTTTCGGTGAAGACTATCCGACTCCGGATGGGAGTTGTATCCGGGATTATATCCATGTAATGGATATTGCCTCCGCCCATATTTTAGGGATGGAAAAACTACTCGCTGGCGGAAAAAGCAGTGTTTATAATTTGGGCGACGGAAAAGGTTTCTCGGTCAAAGAAGTGATTGCAAAAATAAAAGCACTGACTTCAAAAGCGTTTGTAGTGAAAGTTGCTAAAAGAAGACCTGGAGATCCAGCAAAGCTGATTGCTTCATCCCAAAAAGCTCAACGGGAACTGGATTGGGCGCCAAAACATTCAGATTTAGACACCATCATAAAAACAGCCTGGAAATGGCATCAAAACCACCCCCAGGGCTATAATAAATAA
- the ppdK gene encoding pyruvate, phosphate dikinase: protein MSKKWVYLFKEGNATMKELLGGKGAGLAEMTNIGLPVPGGFTVTTEACTEYYNQDRKLSNEIIDQINKNLAILEKECEKTFGDVNNPLLVSVRSGAKFSMPGMMDTILNLGLNDETVAGIAKSTNNERFAFDSYRRFIQMFGDVVQEISKDKFDYVLESAKEKNGYRDDTELTADDLKEIVVAYKKIVKDETGKDFPLDPKEQLLMAIEAVFRSWNNNRAISYRNMNDIPHDIGTAVNVQSMVYGNMGDDCGTGVAFTRNPATGQKKLFGEFLINAQGEDVVAGIRTPRDIEDLKELMPEVYKQFQETAERLENHYRDMQDIEFTIEKSKLFMLQTRTGKRTAAAALCAAVEMVEEGLITKEEAVLRLDPISLDQLLHPTFEEAALKAAELLATGLPASPGAATGKVYFTAEAVCAAVANGEETLLVRKETSPEDIEGMYAANGILTARGGMTSHAAVVARGMGKCCVAGCEAIKVDEAAKQFTVGNQVFTEGDFISLNGSTGSVYKGSIKTVTPELSGHFAEIMAWADEYRTLKVRTNADTPNDAAVAVRFGAEGIGLCRTEHMFFDEQRLPSVRRMILSESKQQREKALAEILPMQKEDFIGLYKTMEERPVTVRLLDPPLHEFLPKESKDIEALAADMGFALEDMVTIIQGLEEFNPMLGHRGCRLAITYPEIAQMQTRAIMEAAIEVKQECGFNVIPEIMIPLIGINEELTYLDKVVRKTAELVKSERKSDIKYLVGTMMEIPRATLIADQIAKTAEFFSFGTNDLTQMTYGFSRDDAGKFITDYKDKGILPNDPFQSIDVEGVGKLVEMGVVLGRKTKPDLKIGVCGEHGGDPKSIFFFHSVGLSYVSCSPFRVPIARLAAAQAALSNNKTTFTDK, encoded by the coding sequence ATGTCAAAAAAATGGGTTTATTTGTTTAAAGAAGGTAATGCAACCATGAAGGAATTACTAGGGGGGAAGGGTGCTGGTTTGGCAGAGATGACAAATATCGGACTGCCCGTTCCGGGAGGCTTTACCGTTACAACCGAGGCCTGTACTGAATACTATAATCAGGATAGAAAACTTTCAAATGAAATTATCGACCAGATTAATAAAAATTTGGCAATCTTAGAAAAAGAATGTGAAAAGACCTTTGGTGATGTTAATAATCCGTTATTGGTATCCGTTCGTTCGGGTGCGAAATTCTCGATGCCCGGGATGATGGATACGATTCTAAACCTGGGGTTAAACGATGAAACGGTTGCTGGCATTGCAAAATCAACAAATAATGAACGGTTTGCCTTCGATAGCTACCGACGTTTTATTCAAATGTTTGGAGACGTTGTTCAAGAGATTAGTAAAGACAAGTTTGATTATGTATTAGAAAGTGCCAAGGAAAAAAATGGCTATCGGGATGATACCGAGCTGACTGCTGATGATCTAAAAGAAATTGTTGTCGCGTATAAGAAAATTGTCAAAGATGAAACCGGTAAAGACTTTCCCCTGGATCCAAAAGAGCAATTATTGATGGCCATTGAAGCGGTGTTTAGATCATGGAATAATAACCGCGCCATCAGCTATCGAAATATGAATGATATTCCTCACGACATTGGCACTGCTGTCAACGTTCAATCAATGGTATATGGTAATATGGGTGATGATTGTGGAACCGGGGTAGCCTTTACAAGAAACCCTGCAACAGGACAGAAAAAACTTTTTGGTGAATTTTTAATCAATGCTCAGGGTGAAGATGTTGTTGCCGGAATTCGTACCCCGAGAGACATTGAAGATTTAAAAGAACTCATGCCGGAAGTTTACAAACAGTTCCAGGAAACTGCAGAGCGACTTGAGAATCATTATCGGGACATGCAGGATATTGAGTTTACGATTGAAAAAAGCAAACTTTTCATGCTCCAGACACGAACCGGGAAAAGAACTGCCGCTGCCGCACTTTGTGCCGCAGTAGAAATGGTCGAGGAAGGTTTAATCACAAAAGAAGAAGCGGTTTTGAGACTAGATCCAATATCACTGGATCAATTGCTGCATCCAACCTTTGAAGAGGCCGCTTTAAAAGCAGCAGAACTTCTGGCAACGGGGTTGCCAGCCTCACCGGGTGCTGCTACCGGTAAAGTTTATTTTACCGCGGAAGCAGTGTGCGCAGCCGTTGCAAATGGGGAAGAAACCCTATTGGTCAGAAAAGAAACTTCGCCAGAAGATATTGAGGGCATGTATGCTGCAAACGGAATTTTAACAGCGCGCGGTGGTATGACCTCTCATGCGGCAGTAGTTGCCAGAGGAATGGGTAAGTGCTGTGTAGCTGGATGCGAAGCGATCAAAGTCGATGAAGCGGCAAAACAGTTTACCGTAGGGAATCAGGTCTTTACTGAAGGCGATTTTATCTCGCTAAATGGTAGTACCGGAAGTGTTTATAAGGGCAGCATAAAAACGGTAACCCCAGAACTCTCCGGCCATTTTGCTGAAATAATGGCCTGGGCAGATGAATACAGAACATTAAAAGTTCGTACCAATGCCGACACACCAAACGACGCAGCGGTTGCCGTTCGCTTTGGTGCAGAAGGGATCGGCCTTTGTCGAACAGAGCATATGTTTTTTGATGAACAACGACTACCGAGTGTCCGCCGGATGATTCTATCGGAGTCAAAGCAACAGCGTGAAAAAGCGCTGGCCGAAATTCTGCCGATGCAAAAAGAAGATTTTATTGGTCTTTATAAGACAATGGAAGAACGCCCGGTTACCGTTCGGTTACTTGATCCGCCTCTTCACGAATTCCTGCCGAAAGAAAGCAAGGATATTGAAGCCCTGGCGGCTGATATGGGCTTTGCTTTGGAAGACATGGTCACGATCATTCAGGGCTTGGAAGAATTTAATCCAATGCTGGGTCATCGCGGTTGCCGTTTGGCAATTACCTATCCCGAAATTGCACAGATGCAAACTCGGGCAATTATGGAAGCTGCCATTGAAGTCAAGCAAGAATGTGGTTTTAATGTTATTCCCGAAATTATGATTCCCCTGATTGGTATTAATGAAGAATTGACCTACCTCGATAAGGTTGTTCGAAAAACCGCGGAACTGGTTAAGTCCGAACGTAAGTCAGATATAAAATACCTGGTCGGAACCATGATGGAAATTCCCCGGGCCACTCTGATTGCCGATCAGATTGCTAAAACAGCCGAATTCTTCTCGTTTGGAACCAATGATCTGACTCAAATGACCTATGGCTTTTCGCGTGATGATGCCGGTAAATTTATTACCGACTATAAGGATAAAGGCATTCTGCCAAATGATCCATTCCAGAGTATCGACGTAGAGGGCGTTGGTAAGTTGGTTGAAATGGGCGTGGTTCTGGGTCGGAAAACAAAGCCTGATCTTAAAATTGGCGTTTGTGGTGAACACGGCGGTGATCCCAAATCGATTTTCTTCTTCCACAGCGTTGGCTTAAGCTATGTTTCGTGCTCACCATTCCGAGTACCGATTGCCCGTCTGGCAGCAGCTCAGGCAGCACTTAGCAATAATAAAACAACATTTACGGATAAATAA
- a CDS encoding threonine/serine exporter family protein: protein MTITQLSHVAMEMGVILLANGAETYRVEESMHRICLALGAKEAEIFVVPTTIIISVTLEGEVPLTRTRRIHSRKIDLTKVSELNHLSRQISYEPTNYKKLVAEIKRIDTIPSYPYYLHVLAFAFISQMFTLFFGGSFMDSCVGFVIGLGIKLQMDTMRRFQANIFFTHIVGGLIASTVALAALGLGFTSNMDTIIIGSIMTLVPGLAITNSIRDIIAGDYLSGLAKGVEALLIGAAIASGVAVPLSLLRPFWGG from the coding sequence ATGACGATTACCCAACTGAGTCATGTTGCTATGGAAATGGGGGTTATCCTCCTTGCCAACGGTGCTGAAACCTATCGGGTGGAAGAATCGATGCATCGGATCTGTCTTGCCCTTGGTGCCAAAGAGGCAGAAATTTTCGTTGTGCCGACCACCATCATCATCTCTGTTACCCTGGAAGGCGAAGTCCCGCTGACCCGGACCCGTCGGATTCATTCCCGGAAAATCGATTTGACCAAGGTATCTGAACTCAATCATTTATCCCGGCAAATCTCTTATGAACCCACCAATTATAAAAAACTGGTGGCCGAAATTAAACGCATTGATACCATCCCTTCTTATCCTTATTATCTTCACGTCTTAGCTTTTGCCTTTATTTCCCAAATGTTCACGCTTTTTTTTGGGGGAAGTTTTATGGATAGCTGCGTGGGGTTTGTCATTGGATTAGGAATAAAGCTGCAAATGGATACCATGCGTCGCTTTCAGGCCAACATTTTTTTCACCCATATTGTCGGTGGTCTGATTGCCTCAACCGTTGCTCTAGCAGCTTTGGGCTTGGGGTTTACAAGCAATATGGATACTATTATTATTGGCTCCATTATGACCCTGGTGCCCGGGCTGGCGATCACCAATTCGATCCGGGATATCATTGCTGGTGACTATCTTTCCGGACTAGCCAAGGGTGTTGAGGCGCTGCTCATTGGTGCCGCCATTGCCTCTGGGGTAGCTGTACCTTTAAGTTTATTACGACCATTCTGGGGAGGTTGA
- a CDS encoding threonine/serine exporter family protein, whose protein sequence is MMDYLTPCLYAFGASLAFAIVFNIPRNKLLLSALGGMLGQLVYVIFQLVITNDVLPYLLATIAISLYAEVLARLTKSPTTIFLAVALIPLVPGGGIYYTMLYFINGEIDLGISTGVHTMLISGALAVGIIMVSSTVNLVRKVMLKGRSKIGKKLKYGKKN, encoded by the coding sequence ATGATGGATTATCTTACTCCTTGCTTATATGCCTTTGGGGCATCCCTGGCCTTTGCCATTGTGTTTAATATCCCCCGAAATAAACTGCTGCTTTCAGCCTTGGGGGGGATGCTGGGACAACTGGTTTACGTAATTTTTCAACTGGTTATTACTAATGATGTCCTTCCCTATCTACTGGCAACCATTGCGATCTCCCTTTATGCCGAAGTACTGGCCCGCTTAACTAAATCACCAACCACGATTTTTCTGGCCGTGGCCCTGATTCCCCTGGTTCCCGGGGGCGGCATCTACTATACGATGCTCTATTTCATTAACGGCGAGATTGATCTTGGTATCTCCACTGGCGTTCATACCATGCTGATTTCCGGCGCATTGGCGGTGGGCATTATTATGGTCTCTTCAACCGTTAATCTGGTGCGTAAGGTGATGCTAAAAGGTCGATCAAAAATAGGAAAGAAGTTAAAATATGGAAAAAAAAATTAG